The genomic interval CCACCGCATGCGCCGCGCGCGCGAGCGCTTCCTCCGCGCCGCGACAATAGAGGCCGTTCAAACCGGTTGGGCCGACCACGGCGGGCCACGCGGCCGGGCCACCCGCGAGCGTGGTGTGCGTGCTCACGTTCGAGACGTCGACCAGCACTTGCGGCGCGAAAGCGATCGACTCGTAAGCCGCGCGATTGCGCCGCATCGTGATCGATTCTTCCGCGCCGCCTTCCAGATACGACCATGCGAAGTCGGGCAGATAACGCCGGGCCGCTGCGCGGTAATCGGCGACGTTGGAGTACACCATCGCGCGCCTAAGCGGCAGCCGACGCCGACGAAGCGGGCACCACGCGGCCCGGATTCATCGTGTCGTTCGGATCGAGCAACTGCTTCATCTGCCGCATCAAGGCAATTTCGTTCGCGTCCTTGTACAGCGACATTTCGGGCACATGCAACGCGCCAATGCCGTGTTCCGCGCTGAACGTGCCGCCCATGCTCGCGGCGATGTCGTAAAGCCGGTGGCTCAGCGCGAGTTGCGTGCCGACCTTGTCCGCCACGCTCGCCCAGTATTCATGGGAGAACATGGCGATGTAATGCAGATTGCCGTCGCCCATATGGCCGACCACGACCTGCGTGGCTTGCGGATAATGCGCCGCGAGCGTCTGTTCCGCGGCGGCCATGAAGTCGGGAATGCGATACGTGGGCACGGCGATATCGTGCGTCAAGCCCATGCCTTCGCGGCCGTTCGCCTCGGTCACGTGATGGCGGATATGCCAGAGGTCGGCGCGCTGCTGGGCGCTCGCGGCCACGATCGCGTCGACGATCACGCCCGCTTCGAACGAGGGCGCGAGCGCGTCGGTGAGGCGCGCGGCAATGGCTTCGTCGTTACCGGAGGACGCCGCGAGTTCGACCAGCACCATCCACGCCGGTGTTTCGCCGAACGGGTTGCGTGCCTTCGCGGCATGGCGCAGCGAGATTTCGAATTCGCTGCGCGAGATGAGTTCGAGCCCGACCAGTTCGCCCGGAAACGCCGCCTGAAGCTTGAGCCCTTCCTGCACGGCGTCGTTCACGGTGGCCACGCCGAGCATGGCCGTGGCGGTGGCGCGCGGGCGCG from Paraburkholderia acidisoli carries:
- a CDS encoding FAD-binding oxidoreductase — protein: MNQTTIIDAMRELAGVANVLESDADMAPHLIDWRKRHSGRAACVVFPRDTAQVSKVLAWCDARGVKVFPQGGNTSVCGGSVPDASGNSILLNLAKMNRIVEINADNNSMTVEAGCILADLQQAALDADRIFPLTLGAEGSCQIGGNIATNAGGTNVLRFGNTRDLVLGLEVVLADGRIWNGIRTLRKNNSGYDLKNLFVGAEGTLGVVTQAALKLYPRPRATATAMLGVATVNDAVQEGLKLQAAFPGELVGLELISRSEFEISLRHAAKARNPFGETPAWMVLVELAASSGNDEAIAARLTDALAPSFEAGVIVDAIVAASAQQRADLWHIRHHVTEANGREGMGLTHDIAVPTYRIPDFMAAAEQTLAAHYPQATQVVVGHMGDGNLHYIAMFSHEYWASVADKVGTQLALSHRLYDIAASMGGTFSAEHGIGALHVPEMSLYKDANEIALMRQMKQLLDPNDTMNPGRVVPASSASAAA